The bacterium DNA window GCCGCGATCGCCATCGTCAGCCCGACGAAAGCCACCGCGAGGACGGCGATTCCAACCAGGCGAGGGATCAATGCTGGCAACGACGGCAGAAGACCGTGCTGCGGCCGGCGATGCGAATCATCGAGAGCGGCCGCCCGCACGTGAAGCAAGGTTCGCCCGCCCGGCCGTAGACCAGAAGCCTCTCCTGCTGGCCCCCGATCTCACCCCACGCATCGCGGTACGTGCCGACGGAGCTGCCGCGATTTTCGATCGCGGCCTGCAGCGACTCGCGCAGCGCGTGGTGCAACCGCCCCACCGACCTGCGGCTGAGGCTGCCGGCCAAGCGGTCAGGGCGCAGGTGCGCTCGGTAGAGCGACTCGTCGGCGTAGATGTTGCCGACGCCCGCGACCGTTCTCTGGTCGAGCAGCACCGCCTTCAGCGGAGCACGACGGCGGCGAAAGCGCGCGTACAGGTCGTCGGCTCCGAAAGTTGGATCGATCGGTTCCGGACCCAGGCGCGGCAGGGCCCTGGACGCGATGAGCGCCGCCTCGGTCCCGAGCAGGATCCGGCCGAAGCGGCGGGGGTCGCGGTAGCGCAGATGCCGGCCGTCATCGAGGACGAAGACCGCATGCGTGTGCTTGGCCGGCGGAATGCCCGCATCGACCAGCCGCAGCTGGCCGCTCATGCCCAGGTGCACGACGAGAAGGCAATCGCCCTCGAGCCGGATGAGGATGTACTTGCCGCGGCGGCCGACCTGCACGATGCCCATGCCCGCGACCGAATCGATGAAGGCCTCTGATTCGGGGTGCCGGACGATGGCCGGGAAGCCAAGCTCGCACCGCACGATGGTGCGGCCGGCCAGGTGCGGGCGCAGGTCGGCGACGATCGTCTCGACCTCAGGCAGCTCCGGCATCAGGCGCGGACGACCGCGAGCTTATGCATGTCCGCCCAGTTGGGCCCGACCTTGGCCTCGACCTCGATGCCGGTCTCGAGCTCGTATGCCCCGGTCATGATTCGCGGCACGGTCTCGGCAAACCGGTCCAGCTCGGTCTTCGGGACCTCGAACAGCAGCTCGTCATGGACCTGCAGCAGCATGCGACCTTCGATGTGATCCGCCTCGAGCTCGCGCTGCAGCCTGACCATCGCGATCTTGATGATGTCCGCCGCCAGCGACTGCATCGGAAAGTTGATCGCCATGCGCTCGGCGGCGCTGCGCAGCTGGAAGTTCGGCGAGCGCAGGTCGGGGATCGCCCGGCGCCTGCCGGTGGCGCTGACGACGAACCCCTCCTCGCGCGCCTTCTTGCGCACCTCGTCCAGGTATTCCTTGAGCCGTGAGTAGGTCGACCAGTACTGCCCGAGGAACTCGCGCGCGACGTCGCC harbors:
- the mutM gene encoding bifunctional DNA-formamidopyrimidine glycosylase/DNA-(apurinic or apyrimidinic site) lyase gives rise to the protein MPELPEVETIVADLRPHLAGRTIVRCELGFPAIVRHPESEAFIDSVAGMGIVQVGRRGKYILIRLEGDCLLVVHLGMSGQLRLVDAGIPPAKHTHAVFVLDDGRHLRYRDPRRFGRILLGTEAALIASRALPRLGPEPIDPTFGADDLYARFRRRRAPLKAVLLDQRTVAGVGNIYADESLYRAHLRPDRLAGSLSRRSVGRLHHALRESLQAAIENRGSSVGTYRDAWGEIGGQQERLLVYGRAGEPCFTCGRPLSMIRIAGRSTVFCRRCQH